In Schistocerca piceifrons isolate TAMUIC-IGC-003096 chromosome 9, iqSchPice1.1, whole genome shotgun sequence, the following proteins share a genomic window:
- the LOC124717215 gene encoding longitudinals lacking protein, isoforms N/O/W/X/Y-like — protein MDQSNNVHVRWNKHQATLMSLFGGLFDSERLTDCTISAEGQHLRAHKIILSACSPYLEELFTENSVKHPVIILHDVKYDVLKALMDFMYHGEVNVPQKEFSGVLKLSESLQIRGLSHSGCIDDVNIQKGSGRNALSVPPETLPFQPASVSCFTPAQNEAEEKMEPYSECYQTVLSQERSSVEVDLVPNPFRMYEKNINHCGSDQRAGRNVFEDVITRDCDSNCRLPSRQQILSTSNNPTGGAAFSPVPHHSKRSQLQISREELTFDLIVAEKEQFSTPETVLIHQKPANLNAHPEEIPLETESEVPDSHVEVVEVQDSDDDQDDNGGDYPDDDDSAHEDIVEGRTVSEDVSHGENFHTGGMNSLQSLFGSDYMHNVTLASSPTALHCRFVSHSCGKSYKYHRGLKRHLKYYCGKEPQFQCPRCNKHCARRDELKAHMSTSRCQMQGKYCTL, from the coding sequence ATGGATCAGAGCAACAATGTACATGTGAGGTGGAATAAGCATCAAGCTACTTTGATGTCTCTTTTTGGTGGTCTGTTCGACAGTGAGAGGTTAACAGACTGCACTATTAGTGCTGAGGGGCAGCATTTGAGAGCGCATAAAATAATTCTTTCAGCTTGTAGCCCATACTTAGAGGAACTGTTCACTGAAAACTCTGTGAAACATCCAGTCATTATCCTGCATGATGTAAAATATGATGTGCTTAAGGCTTTGATGGACTTCATGTACCATGGTGAAGTAAATGTACCGCAAAAGGAGTTTAGTGGTGTTCTGAAACTCTCGGAGTCCCTTCAGATAAGGGGTCTGTCTCACAGTGGATGTATAGATGATGTCAACATACAGAAAGGGAGTGGAAGAAATGCACTATCAGTACCTCCTGAAACTCTCCCATTTCAACCTGCATCTGTGTCTTGCTTTACCCCAGCTCAAAATGAAGCAGAAGAAAAGATGGAGCCATATAGTGAATGCTATCAAACTGTGTTGTCCCAGGAAAGAAGTTCTGTGGAAGTAGACTTGGTTCCTAATCCCTTTCGAATGTACGAAAAAAATATTAATCACTGTGGTTCTGATCAGAGAGCAGGCCGAAATGTATTCGAAGATGTTATTACTCGTGACTGTGATAGTAATTGTCGACTTCCATCTCGTCAGCAAATACTGTCTACATCAAATAACCCTACTGGTGGAGCAGCTTTCAGTCCAGTCCCCCATCATTCTAAGCGCAGTCAGTTGCAGATCTCCCGTGAAGAATTGACTTTTGATCTGATTGTTGCAGAAAAGGAACAGTTTTCAACTCCAGAAACAGTATTAATTCATCAGAAACCAGCAAATTTGAATGCACATCCAGAAGAGATACCATTAGAAACAGAATCTGAGGTGCCTGATAGTCACGTAGAAGTAGTGGAAGTACAGGACAGTGATGATGATCAGGATGATAATGGTGGTGATTatcctgatgatgatgacagtGCTCATGAAGACATTGTGGAGGGCAGGACAGTGAGTGAAGATGTTTCACATGGGGAGAATTTTCATACTGGAGGGATGAACAGTCTTCAGTCACTATTTGGCAGTGATTATATGCATAATGTGACATTGGCATCATCTCCCACTGCATTACACTGTCGATTTGTTTCTCACAGTTGTGGGAAGTCTTATAAATATCATAGAGGGCTAAAAAGACACTTGAAATACTATTGTGGCAAAGAACCTCAGTTTCAGTGCCCTCGCTGCAACAAACATTGTGCTAGGAGAGATGAATTAAAGGCACATATGTCTACTAGTCGTTGTCAGATGCAAGGAAAGTATTGCACTCTTTGA